In the genome of Candoia aspera isolate rCanAsp1 chromosome 1, rCanAsp1.hap2, whole genome shotgun sequence, one region contains:
- the NEK8 gene encoding serine/threonine-protein kinase Nek8 isoform X1, producing MEKYERIRVVGRGAFGIVHLCLRRRDQKLVILKQIPVEQMTKDERLAAQNECQVLKLLHHPHVIEYYENFLEDKALMIAMEYAPGGTLAEFIRKRGNSLLDEETILHFFVQILLALHHVHAKQILHRDLKTQNILLDKHHTVAKIGDFGISKILSSKSKAYTVVGTPCYISPELCEGKPYNQKSDIWALGCVLYELASLKRAFEAANLPALVLKIMSGTFAPISDRYSPELRQLILSLLNLDPSKRPQLSEIMAEALCIRPLLNLYTDVGSVRMRRPEKPWTAVPPVTHGRAGGGAVTARVRGCRTGSARPGLPPALSSIYTWGCGITTPIRLPMPNTEVVQVSTGRTQKAGVTKSGRLVMWEPPPFGMAGGPSLPGATEQLQPQFVCRFLEGQSGVTIKHVACGDLFTACLTDRGIVLTFGSGSSGCLGHGTVMDVSQPKIVEALLGYEITQAACGASHVLAMSSEGEVFTWGRGDNGRLGLGTLECHSSPQLVPLPSGYEAQKVLCGIDASMLLTSKNQILACGSNRYNKLGQDRIVPQGEPLTAADQVEEVLVFSPVCSAPLSEEAIAGADIGTAHSAAITASGQCYTIGSNQHGQLGPISCRASRAPYLVEGLQAVRVTMVGCGDAFTLVVGADGEVYTWGKSARGRLGRKEEEARSPRPVQLEEGSPGLVVSVSCCHGSTLLTVKREAVAAQLILPASEWLSLKQRHAFLLPFGGPVSLPKNPPRSLG from the exons ATGGAGAAATACGAGCGGATCCGGGTGGTCGGGCGGGGGGCGTTCGG GATCGTGCACCTGTGCTTGCGCAGGCGGGACCAGAAGCTGGTCATCCTGAAGCAGATCCCGGTGGAGCAGATGACCAAGGACGAGCGGCTGGCGGCCCAGAACGAGTGCCAGGTGCTGAAGCTGCTGCACCACCCGCACGTCATCGAGTACTACGAGAACTTCCTGGAGGACAAGGCCCTGATGATCGCCATGGAGTACGCGCCAG GGGGGACGTTGGCAGAATTCATCCGCAAGCGAGGCAATTCCCTCCTGGACGAGGAGACCATCCTGCACTTCTTCGTGCAGATCCTGCTGGCGCTGCACCACGTCCACGCCAAGCAGATCCTGCACCGGGACCTCAAGACCCAGAACATCCTCTTGGACAAACACCACACGGTGGCCAAGATAGGCGACTTTGGCATCTCCAAGATCCTCAGCAGCAAAAGCAAAGCCTATACT GTGGTGGGCACCCCTTGCTACATCTCCCCAGAGCTGTGCGAAGGCAAGCCTTACAACCAGAAGAGTGACATCTGGGCCCTGGGCTGTGTCCTGTATGAACTGGCCAGTTTGAAGAGGGCCTTCGAGGCAGCA AACCTGCCAGCCTTAGTTCTGAAGATCATGAGCGGCACCTTTGCTCCCATCTCGGACCGCTACAGCCCTGAGCTGCGCCAGCTGATCCTCAGCCTGCTCAACTTGGACCCGTCCAAGCGGCCCCAGCTCAGTGAGATCATGGCGGAAGCCCTCTGCATCCGCCCCTTGCTGAACCTTTACACCGACGTGGGCAGCGTCCGGATGAGAAG GCCTGAGAAGCCGTGGACGGCGGTGCCTCCAGTGACCCACGGCAGAGCTGGGGGCGGGGCCGTCACTGCCAGAGTGAGGG GCTGTCGCACCGGTTCTGCCAGGCCTGGCCTCCCACCGGCCTTGTCCTCCATCTACACCTGGGGGTGTGGGATCACCACTCCCATCCGGCTGCCCATGCCGAACACGGAGGTGGTGCAGGTGTCCACGGGCCGGACGCAGAAGGCCGGCGTGACCAAATCTGGGCGCCTGGTCATGTGGGAG CCGCCCCCCTTTGGCATGGCTGGGGGCCCCTCACTCCCAGGGGCCACTGAGCAGCTGCAGCCCCAGTTTGTGTGCCGTTTCCTGGAGGGCCAGTCTGGAGTGACCATCAAGCATGTGGCCTGCGGGGATCTGTTCACTGCCTGCTTGACAG ACAGAGGGATCGTCCTGACCTTTGGCAGCGGCAGCAGTGGCTGCTTAGGACATGGAACAGTCATGGACGTGAGCCAG CCCAAGATTGTGGAGGCCCTGCTGGGATACGAGATTACACAAGCAGCCTGTGGCGCGTCACACGTCCTGGCCATGTCCAGCGAAGGGGAAGTCTTCACTTGGGGCAGAGGGGACAATG GGCGCCTGGGGCTGGGGACCCTGGAGTGTCACAGCTCCCCACAGCTGGTGCCGCTTCCCTCCGGCTACGAAGCACAGAAGGTCCTCTGTGGCATTGATGCCTCCATGCTCCTGACATCCAAGAACCAGATTCTTGCCTGTGGCAGCAACAG GTATAACAAGCTGGGGCAGGACAGGATTGTGCCCCAAGGGGAGCCCCTCACGGCTGCTGACCAGGTGGAGGAAGTGCTGGTCTTCAGTCCTGTCTGCTCAGCCCCCTTGAGTGAAGAAGCCATTGCGGGCGCTGACATTGGAACGGCCCATTCGGCAGCCATCACCG CCTCCGGTCAGTGTTATACCATCGGGAGCAACCAGCACGGCCAGCTGGGCCCCATCTCCTGTCGCGCCAGCCGTGCCCCATACCTGGTGGAGGGGCTCCAGGCCGTCAGAGTCACCATGGTGGGATGCGGCGACGCCTTCACCCTGGTCGTGGGAGCGG ATGGTGAGGTCTACACCTGGGGGAAAAGCGCCAGGGGGCGCCTgggcaggaaggaggaggaggcgagGAGCCCGCGGCCCGTGCAGCTGGAAGAGGGCTCTCCCGGCCTGGTCGTCTCGGTCTCCTGTTGCCACGGCAGTACCCTGCTGACCGTCAAGC GCGAAGCTGTGGCTGCCCAGCTAATTTTGCCTGCGTCAGAATGGTTGAGTTTGAAGCAGAGGCATGCCTTCCTCTTGCCCTTTGGGGGTCCTGTGTCTCTGCCCAAGAACCCCCCAAGAAGCCTGGGCTGA
- the NEK8 gene encoding serine/threonine-protein kinase Nek8 isoform X2, with amino-acid sequence MEKYERIRVVGRGAFGIVHLCLRRRDQKLVILKQIPVEQMTKDERLAAQNECQVLKLLHHPHVIEYYENFLEDKALMIAMEYAPGGTLAEFIRKRGNSLLDEETILHFFVQILLALHHVHAKQILHRDLKTQNILLDKHHTVAKIGDFGISKILSSKSKAYTVVGTPCYISPELCEGKPYNQKSDIWALGCVLYELASLKRAFEAANLPALVLKIMSGTFAPISDRYSPELRQLILSLLNLDPSKRPQLSEIMAEALCIRPLLNLYTDVGSVRMRRPEKPWTAVPPVTHGRAGGGAVTARVRGCRTGSARPGLPPALSSIYTWGCGITTPIRLPMPNTEVVQVSTGRTQKAGVTKSGRLVMWEPPPFGMAGGPSLPGATEQLQPQFVCRFLEGQSGVTIKHVACGDLFTACLTDRGIVLTFGSGSSGCLGHGTVMDVSQPKIVEALLGYEITQAACGASHVLAMSSEGEVFTWGRGDNGRLGLGTLECHSSPQLVPLPSGYEAQKVLCGIDASMLLTSKNQILACGSNRYNKLGQDRIVPQGEPLTAADQVEEVLVFSPVCSAPLSEEAIAGADIGTAHSAAITASGQCYTIGSNQHGQLGPISCRASRAPYLVEGLQAVRVTMVGCGDAFTLVVGADGEVYTWGKSARGRLGRKEEEARSPRPVQLEEGSPGLVVSVSCCHGSTLLTVKPAVEESSPQ; translated from the exons ATGGAGAAATACGAGCGGATCCGGGTGGTCGGGCGGGGGGCGTTCGG GATCGTGCACCTGTGCTTGCGCAGGCGGGACCAGAAGCTGGTCATCCTGAAGCAGATCCCGGTGGAGCAGATGACCAAGGACGAGCGGCTGGCGGCCCAGAACGAGTGCCAGGTGCTGAAGCTGCTGCACCACCCGCACGTCATCGAGTACTACGAGAACTTCCTGGAGGACAAGGCCCTGATGATCGCCATGGAGTACGCGCCAG GGGGGACGTTGGCAGAATTCATCCGCAAGCGAGGCAATTCCCTCCTGGACGAGGAGACCATCCTGCACTTCTTCGTGCAGATCCTGCTGGCGCTGCACCACGTCCACGCCAAGCAGATCCTGCACCGGGACCTCAAGACCCAGAACATCCTCTTGGACAAACACCACACGGTGGCCAAGATAGGCGACTTTGGCATCTCCAAGATCCTCAGCAGCAAAAGCAAAGCCTATACT GTGGTGGGCACCCCTTGCTACATCTCCCCAGAGCTGTGCGAAGGCAAGCCTTACAACCAGAAGAGTGACATCTGGGCCCTGGGCTGTGTCCTGTATGAACTGGCCAGTTTGAAGAGGGCCTTCGAGGCAGCA AACCTGCCAGCCTTAGTTCTGAAGATCATGAGCGGCACCTTTGCTCCCATCTCGGACCGCTACAGCCCTGAGCTGCGCCAGCTGATCCTCAGCCTGCTCAACTTGGACCCGTCCAAGCGGCCCCAGCTCAGTGAGATCATGGCGGAAGCCCTCTGCATCCGCCCCTTGCTGAACCTTTACACCGACGTGGGCAGCGTCCGGATGAGAAG GCCTGAGAAGCCGTGGACGGCGGTGCCTCCAGTGACCCACGGCAGAGCTGGGGGCGGGGCCGTCACTGCCAGAGTGAGGG GCTGTCGCACCGGTTCTGCCAGGCCTGGCCTCCCACCGGCCTTGTCCTCCATCTACACCTGGGGGTGTGGGATCACCACTCCCATCCGGCTGCCCATGCCGAACACGGAGGTGGTGCAGGTGTCCACGGGCCGGACGCAGAAGGCCGGCGTGACCAAATCTGGGCGCCTGGTCATGTGGGAG CCGCCCCCCTTTGGCATGGCTGGGGGCCCCTCACTCCCAGGGGCCACTGAGCAGCTGCAGCCCCAGTTTGTGTGCCGTTTCCTGGAGGGCCAGTCTGGAGTGACCATCAAGCATGTGGCCTGCGGGGATCTGTTCACTGCCTGCTTGACAG ACAGAGGGATCGTCCTGACCTTTGGCAGCGGCAGCAGTGGCTGCTTAGGACATGGAACAGTCATGGACGTGAGCCAG CCCAAGATTGTGGAGGCCCTGCTGGGATACGAGATTACACAAGCAGCCTGTGGCGCGTCACACGTCCTGGCCATGTCCAGCGAAGGGGAAGTCTTCACTTGGGGCAGAGGGGACAATG GGCGCCTGGGGCTGGGGACCCTGGAGTGTCACAGCTCCCCACAGCTGGTGCCGCTTCCCTCCGGCTACGAAGCACAGAAGGTCCTCTGTGGCATTGATGCCTCCATGCTCCTGACATCCAAGAACCAGATTCTTGCCTGTGGCAGCAACAG GTATAACAAGCTGGGGCAGGACAGGATTGTGCCCCAAGGGGAGCCCCTCACGGCTGCTGACCAGGTGGAGGAAGTGCTGGTCTTCAGTCCTGTCTGCTCAGCCCCCTTGAGTGAAGAAGCCATTGCGGGCGCTGACATTGGAACGGCCCATTCGGCAGCCATCACCG CCTCCGGTCAGTGTTATACCATCGGGAGCAACCAGCACGGCCAGCTGGGCCCCATCTCCTGTCGCGCCAGCCGTGCCCCATACCTGGTGGAGGGGCTCCAGGCCGTCAGAGTCACCATGGTGGGATGCGGCGACGCCTTCACCCTGGTCGTGGGAGCGG ATGGTGAGGTCTACACCTGGGGGAAAAGCGCCAGGGGGCGCCTgggcaggaaggaggaggaggcgagGAGCCCGCGGCCCGTGCAGCTGGAAGAGGGCTCTCCCGGCCTGGTCGTCTCGGTCTCCTGTTGCCACGGCAGTACCCTGCTGACCGTCAAGC CTGCAGTGGAAGAATCCAGCCCACAGTGA
- the NEK8 gene encoding serine/threonine-protein kinase Nek8 isoform X3, protein MEKYERIRVVGRGAFGIVHLCLRRRDQKLVILKQIPVEQMTKDERLAAQNECQVLKLLHHPHVIEYYENFLEDKALMIAMEYAPGGTLAEFIRKRGNSLLDEETILHFFVQILLALHHVHAKQILHRDLKTQNILLDKHHTVAKIGDFGISKILSSKSKAYTVVGTPCYISPELCEGKPYNQKSDIWALGCVLYELASLKRAFEAANLPALVLKIMSGTFAPISDRYSPELRQLILSLLNLDPSKRPQLSEIMAEALCIRPLLNLYTDVGSVRMRRPEKPWTAVPPVTHGRAGGGAVTARVRGCRTGSARPGLPPALSSIYTWGCGITTPIRLPMPNTEVVQVSTGRTQKAGVTKSGRLVMWEPPPFGMAGGPSLPGATEQLQPQFVCRFLEGQSGVTIKHVACGDLFTACLTDRGIVLTFGSGSSGCLGHGTVMDVSQPKIVEALLGYEITQAACGASHVLAMSSEGEVFTWGRGDNGRLGLGTLECHSSPQLVPLPSGYEAQKVLCGIDASMLLTSKNQILACGSNRYNKLGQDRIVPQGEPLTAADQVEEVLVFSPVCSAPLSEEAIAGADIGTAHSAAITDGEVYTWGKSARGRLGRKEEEARSPRPVQLEEGSPGLVVSVSCCHGSTLLTVKREAVAAQLILPASEWLSLKQRHAFLLPFGGPVSLPKNPPRSLG, encoded by the exons ATGGAGAAATACGAGCGGATCCGGGTGGTCGGGCGGGGGGCGTTCGG GATCGTGCACCTGTGCTTGCGCAGGCGGGACCAGAAGCTGGTCATCCTGAAGCAGATCCCGGTGGAGCAGATGACCAAGGACGAGCGGCTGGCGGCCCAGAACGAGTGCCAGGTGCTGAAGCTGCTGCACCACCCGCACGTCATCGAGTACTACGAGAACTTCCTGGAGGACAAGGCCCTGATGATCGCCATGGAGTACGCGCCAG GGGGGACGTTGGCAGAATTCATCCGCAAGCGAGGCAATTCCCTCCTGGACGAGGAGACCATCCTGCACTTCTTCGTGCAGATCCTGCTGGCGCTGCACCACGTCCACGCCAAGCAGATCCTGCACCGGGACCTCAAGACCCAGAACATCCTCTTGGACAAACACCACACGGTGGCCAAGATAGGCGACTTTGGCATCTCCAAGATCCTCAGCAGCAAAAGCAAAGCCTATACT GTGGTGGGCACCCCTTGCTACATCTCCCCAGAGCTGTGCGAAGGCAAGCCTTACAACCAGAAGAGTGACATCTGGGCCCTGGGCTGTGTCCTGTATGAACTGGCCAGTTTGAAGAGGGCCTTCGAGGCAGCA AACCTGCCAGCCTTAGTTCTGAAGATCATGAGCGGCACCTTTGCTCCCATCTCGGACCGCTACAGCCCTGAGCTGCGCCAGCTGATCCTCAGCCTGCTCAACTTGGACCCGTCCAAGCGGCCCCAGCTCAGTGAGATCATGGCGGAAGCCCTCTGCATCCGCCCCTTGCTGAACCTTTACACCGACGTGGGCAGCGTCCGGATGAGAAG GCCTGAGAAGCCGTGGACGGCGGTGCCTCCAGTGACCCACGGCAGAGCTGGGGGCGGGGCCGTCACTGCCAGAGTGAGGG GCTGTCGCACCGGTTCTGCCAGGCCTGGCCTCCCACCGGCCTTGTCCTCCATCTACACCTGGGGGTGTGGGATCACCACTCCCATCCGGCTGCCCATGCCGAACACGGAGGTGGTGCAGGTGTCCACGGGCCGGACGCAGAAGGCCGGCGTGACCAAATCTGGGCGCCTGGTCATGTGGGAG CCGCCCCCCTTTGGCATGGCTGGGGGCCCCTCACTCCCAGGGGCCACTGAGCAGCTGCAGCCCCAGTTTGTGTGCCGTTTCCTGGAGGGCCAGTCTGGAGTGACCATCAAGCATGTGGCCTGCGGGGATCTGTTCACTGCCTGCTTGACAG ACAGAGGGATCGTCCTGACCTTTGGCAGCGGCAGCAGTGGCTGCTTAGGACATGGAACAGTCATGGACGTGAGCCAG CCCAAGATTGTGGAGGCCCTGCTGGGATACGAGATTACACAAGCAGCCTGTGGCGCGTCACACGTCCTGGCCATGTCCAGCGAAGGGGAAGTCTTCACTTGGGGCAGAGGGGACAATG GGCGCCTGGGGCTGGGGACCCTGGAGTGTCACAGCTCCCCACAGCTGGTGCCGCTTCCCTCCGGCTACGAAGCACAGAAGGTCCTCTGTGGCATTGATGCCTCCATGCTCCTGACATCCAAGAACCAGATTCTTGCCTGTGGCAGCAACAG GTATAACAAGCTGGGGCAGGACAGGATTGTGCCCCAAGGGGAGCCCCTCACGGCTGCTGACCAGGTGGAGGAAGTGCTGGTCTTCAGTCCTGTCTGCTCAGCCCCCTTGAGTGAAGAAGCCATTGCGGGCGCTGACATTGGAACGGCCCATTCGGCAGCCATCACCG ATGGTGAGGTCTACACCTGGGGGAAAAGCGCCAGGGGGCGCCTgggcaggaaggaggaggaggcgagGAGCCCGCGGCCCGTGCAGCTGGAAGAGGGCTCTCCCGGCCTGGTCGTCTCGGTCTCCTGTTGCCACGGCAGTACCCTGCTGACCGTCAAGC GCGAAGCTGTGGCTGCCCAGCTAATTTTGCCTGCGTCAGAATGGTTGAGTTTGAAGCAGAGGCATGCCTTCCTCTTGCCCTTTGGGGGTCCTGTGTCTCTGCCCAAGAACCCCCCAAGAAGCCTGGGCTGA